A window of Ooceraea biroi isolate clonal line C1 chromosome 9, Obir_v5.4, whole genome shotgun sequence genomic DNA:
AAGTCTTACTAAGTagtacattaaatattaatattaaagataataaGAATAGAACATCGTTAGAATTAGCAGTGGCATATGGTCATTTAGAAGTGGTTAAAACGTTACTTCAATACGAAACAATAGATATGAAGGGTAATGGTATTTGGACAATATTGCACATTGCTTCCCACAAAAGTAATCTAGAAATGGTAAGATATCTAGTAGATAAAGGATttgatattaatgataaaacttCTTTTGGCTATACGCCTATGCAAATTGCAGCTACAGAAGGTCATAAAGATACTATAGAGTTTTTCCTTAGTAAgggattaaatattaacgacCTTGGTACAAATAATCAGACATTACTGCACTATGCTACCACGAGAGGTCATTTAGCAGttgttgaatatttaatatcgcaaGGTATTGATGTTAATGCTCAAGATAAAAATGGTGTAAGTCCTATGCATATTGCTGCTAGTTTTGGCTATAAAAACGTGATtgaaattttactaaaaaatgGAGCAGTTTATAATCTTGTTGACAAGTCTCATAAAAAACCATTAGTAATGTCTCGTGACGAAAACGTTATCAATTTATTAGCAtcaattaaaaacttatttaaggctataaaacaaaataaattgtcaGAAGTTGAGAGTTACATTAAAATGGGAGCGTTTGTTAATGCCAAAAATGTTTATGGTGGAACACCACTGCATTATGCTGCATGGGAAGGATATGACGAAATTGTCTATGTCCTATTACAAAATAGAGCTAATTCCAATGCTGTTGATAATAAAGGATTTACTCCTCTACATTATGCTGCACAGTTCTCTCACTTAAAAGTTGTGAAAGCCTTATTATCTAATGGTGCAGTGTATAATGCAGTCtctaatgataataaaacgcCATCAGATTTtactgtaaataaaaatataattaacttatttaaattagtgagtaaatcatttaaaaacgttaaaaatgGCAAGTCTGAAGTTATTAATGATCTTAATAGAATAAAAGATGTTAATACAATAAGAGCAATCATGGGTGCCTGTAATGAAGAAAACAAAACGCTAGTAGTAGTTGCAGTACATAGTAACTTTTCAAAGGTCAAACAATTGAAAGAGATATCACAAGGTGACATATCCTTTCAAATTGCTAAGGCTGTAGCGCTTTCGAATCAGAGGAAGTATCAAGAAGccttaaatattttcgaaagtGCATttgaaaagaggaaagaaatatTAGGACCAGATAATCCTGGCACTTTAGATATTCAGGCATATATAgctaatatattatacgtacaaGGATTTTTCCAAGAAGCCTTGAATACACTTGaggaaatttttcagaaacgaAAAGAAGTGCTGGGTTTAAATGACAAGAACACTTTAAACACAAGAAGTACAATTGCTTTAGTGCTACATAGACTAGGAAAAAATGAGGAAGCtttcaatatttatcaagTAGTCTATccgaaacaaaaagaaatattaggtTCAGATCACTCAGATACTTTAGATACTCAGTTTCATATGGCACTAGTATTGGATGCACAAGGAAAATACGAAGAAGCCTTAAATATGAATAGCATAGTTtttgaaaaacgaaaaaacatGTCAGATACGGAAAACGCTGTGCGTGCTCAAAATAATATAGGAATGGTACTGTCTAATCAGGGTAAATACGCGGAGGCATTGGAAATTTATAAAGAAGTTTTCGAAAAGAAGAAGGTGAGTTTTGGTATTGATCATCCTGACACCTTGAGAACATTATATAACATTGCCGAAGTACTATTCAgtcaaaaaaaatataatgaagccTTGAAAGCTCACCAAGAggttttaaatattcaaaaaaatgttttgggACCAAATCATTTCGATACCTTAAATACTCAATATGGGATGGCAAATGTATTTTTCGCTCAAAGCAAATGGGTTACTGCACTGAAAGCTTATAAAATCTGTTTTGATCAAATGGAAGTTGTTTTTGGACCAAATCATCCTaatgttttggatattttaaAGAAGATAAGTATGATTACTTTGATATTGAAATATGAGGGCAGAAAATTAGACGAGATTTCCCGATATCTGCAAAAAGACATTAATATTGCTGCTAGTAATGGTGATATACAAAATGTCCAACGTCTATTAAAAGATGGAGCTAGTCCTAATGATAAAGATATTGATGGAAGAACATCGCTACATTAATAGAAGACTGAGTCAAagatttaaaactttaaacgaCATGgaagtatatatttatatagagcCTAAGTTAATActatatttacattaatgttaacaatAACTGtgaattagaaaaataatatcaacttCTTTTAATGTACAAGTTCTCAATATTTTAAACTAAAACTGAGTCACTTCTTAAAACATATTTCAGTATATATCACTTACACTGAAATTCTTATTATGTTTCCTTCTTCATATGTTTGTAGAAAGGTCTAGTCATCTAGATAGGAGTTAGATCCTAATGACAATTAATTAGCAATATGACTAAGTGTGTTATACAACTTGGACTAGtgattggaaaataaaattcaaagtgTGCATATGTGTAAGataatttttagtatttggactatctgtaaaaaagtgaagacatattttcaaatattttgaaagGCCAGAATTTTTATAGAGTgagtttttttatatctacttTTATATAGCTATCTGTTTTTATACAGCTTTTATATAGCTTTTTTATAGttgttgttatttttataatatttatgtaagtttgaatttcatatattttacttagCTAAGTTatctttatgtattatttactgacaatttatttttggaagacaaatagaatttttttattttgttaaaaacaaattgaataaaaatgttgaatatTTAGGATTATAtgagttataatttattactctgtgatttttttatgaaataaaaaaagatatacttaaatgtaaattaatttatattaattatagttaatgtttaattaaaatacatacaaattgCCGATtattcctataaaataaattgtttgtaTGGTTATAAATATGAGCAAGGAGAGTTGTAAcaaagtaaatatattaacaaatgtattttattgataaagtaattgtatgtttattatatttgttttagcaatgtaaataaaaaaattatttttaattatatatttataataatgtaaataattgtaataaatagtgaaaaaaatttaGTTATTATACCTTTTGTATCTTCTAAAATTTAAGTTTTAGTgccaaataaatttcaaaataggTCAATTTAATAGATTATACATAGTTCGTAGGTTAgatgaaaaatgtttgtttaaaCATCATATGTAAGTATGTAGACAATGTGTAAACAATTCTATGTAAAATATAGACATCATTTTGAAATCTGTAACACAACCCTAGTCAAATCTATAGTTGATCTACAGTTATTTTCAgtgcaattaaaattcatctataatattaaaaattttcaattatcccAGAGCTTtcagttattttaattaactattaaGATAGTTTATTTTCAGATGAAACGTTACacaatttcttatatatttaatttatgacatttttattcattgttaGTCATGTATTATTCGAATTATACTGATGTTTTTCAAACTTCGCGCTGAAAAATCTGTATAAATGGCGGGTGTCCTAAATACGCGcgaaagttttatgtattgttataataaggtctgttctttttagctgcactgctgaactagtgcaatacgttaaagtgagacaagtatattttttctcactctaacttatgcaccagttcagcagtgcagctaaaaagaacagacctatagatttattttctgtataTCGAACTTTAGTGTAAGTACAGTTGAGTGCAGTCAAGAACGAACCTACGTACGAGCGAATAGGTTCAGCGATCACGAGTACTATTTCTTCAGTGACGTGATTGAGAAACAAACTGAAAAGTGGTAACAGATCTACATATTGCACGTGATCGTATACATTTTCGGAAAGAGACAATAGAACAAAAACCAGGGATTCAatacagaatattttttatttcatttatacaaTCAAGTATTATAAGTATACATCAAACATGTCTCACGAGAACAATGACGTACTCCGATGTCCTTTCAACAATGGACATGCAATATCCAGAACGAGATTTCAGCGGCATCTTGTAAAATGCGAAAAAGTAACAACTTCACagattatatattcatattttacttgAAAAACCATAGTTTCGTATATATGCAcatgttaaaaatgttttatagaaTTACCCGCCAGATTATAAAGTCATCTGTCCATACGATGCAACCCACCGAATCGGCAAAGACAAGATTGTGGAGCATATTAATACATGCCCTGTGAGAAAAGTTCTTGAGGGTAGTTACCTGCGATGTACTGAATGTAAGTGTGAAAGCTTTTCGAGAATTAAATGACAATAACGAATGAGAATTTTTAATGACAATCAtgtgtaacaatatttttcatgtataagaaaaattactttttacatatgaaaacaataatttcaatataaaggCACTTCTAAATACGAtagaatgatataatataatgatttaatattataatttacagcATCAAGTGCTGATGCAGTGACATCAGTAGAATCTGATTCTGTGAGTGAGATTGATCGCAAAGATCATTGGTATAGTGATGTAGAAGACGTAGTGGCAAAATCACTTAGAAATTCGTTCAGACATTCGGAGCCAGTGAATCAAATCAATGGATCTGACACTGACGATCTGGAATCCCAAGTCAGTGCAATGGGTGGTATTGGACGAGGTACCATAAGATCtaattacaatcaatattttgATACTGAAAGCGATGCGGAACCAATGGTTAATTCAATGGCTGTTGGTCGAGGTAGAGTGATAGCAAACACTATTAAGTATCACAATAGAGTGGGTTTGAGAGGCAGAAAAATTTAGATCGTGGTATCCTATTTAACATATGTGGTTGATTAAGAAGTTAAGAAATAGTAGGATACACAGtatcttataaaaaatgtattttaatttttgacatgacaaaattaagatttcactttttctttcaattgtATTCG
This region includes:
- the LOC105276123 gene encoding protein D7, encoding MSHENNDVLRCPFNNGHAISRTRFQRHLVKCEKNYPPDYKVICPYDATHRIGKDKIVEHINTCPVRKVLEGSYLRCTESSSADAVTSVESDSVSEIDRKDHWYSDVEDVVAKSLRNSFRHSEPVNQINGSDTDDLESQVSAMGGIGRGTIRSNYNQYFDTESDAEPMVNSMAVGRGRVIANTIKYHNRVGLRGRKI